In Actinomadura citrea, a single window of DNA contains:
- a CDS encoding BCCT family transporter, with protein MERSKPEPGERDEYPGTEPVSLVKHGRPHTDWIVYGVAAVLSASFVVWGGADTGGLSSAADTMLGWLLTNLGWLFVLAATGFVIFSLWLAFSRYGRIPLGREEDEPEFHTVSWVAMMFSAGMGIGLMFFGVAEPLTHFVEPPPGTDPAQSEAAIETAMATTMFHWTLHPWSIYAVLGLAIGYSHYRRGRSQLISSAFVPLLGRRRAAGPAGKVIDILALFATLFGSAASLGIGALQIRTGMQEAGWISSLGTTVLVLIIVVLTVCFVVSAVSGVARGIQWLSNINMVLAIVLAVFVFVVGPTVFILELLPTSLGVYIQDFGQMASRSGATGGEPMKTFLSNWTIFYWAWWISWAPFVGMFLARISRGRTIRQFVGGVILVPSAVSVVWFAIFGGTAIDQQRRGLNPFGNGTEEQITFNVLGHLPWLAVTAVVVMVLVAIFFVSGADAASIVMGTLSQRGSTSPSRWVVIFWGAMTGGVAAIMLVIGGDKALNGIQNITFIGALPFAIVLILLCVALAKDVRSDPMMRRQHKGAEVLEDAVIAGVTHHEGDFELQIRPSGREGAKAAEDTGEDTAEDPRP; from the coding sequence ATGGAGAGGAGCAAGCCCGAGCCCGGCGAGCGGGACGAGTACCCCGGCACCGAGCCCGTGAGTCTCGTCAAGCACGGACGGCCGCACACCGACTGGATCGTCTACGGCGTCGCGGCCGTGCTCTCGGCCTCGTTCGTGGTCTGGGGCGGGGCCGACACCGGCGGCCTCAGCTCGGCCGCGGACACGATGCTGGGCTGGCTGCTGACGAACCTCGGCTGGCTGTTCGTCCTCGCCGCCACCGGCTTCGTGATCTTCTCGCTGTGGCTGGCGTTCAGCCGGTACGGCCGCATCCCGCTCGGCCGGGAGGAGGACGAGCCGGAGTTCCACACCGTCTCGTGGGTCGCGATGATGTTCAGCGCGGGCATGGGAATCGGGCTGATGTTCTTCGGCGTGGCCGAGCCCCTCACGCACTTCGTCGAGCCGCCGCCCGGCACCGACCCGGCGCAGAGCGAGGCCGCGATCGAGACGGCCATGGCGACCACGATGTTCCACTGGACGCTGCACCCGTGGTCGATCTACGCCGTGCTCGGCCTCGCGATCGGGTACAGCCACTACCGCCGGGGGCGCAGCCAGCTGATCAGCTCGGCGTTCGTCCCGCTGCTCGGCCGCCGCCGCGCCGCGGGCCCGGCGGGCAAGGTCATCGACATCCTCGCGCTGTTCGCCACCCTGTTCGGCTCGGCCGCCTCGCTCGGCATCGGGGCGCTGCAGATCCGGACCGGGATGCAGGAGGCGGGCTGGATCTCCTCGCTCGGCACCACCGTCCTCGTGCTGATCATCGTGGTGCTGACGGTCTGCTTCGTGGTGTCGGCGGTGTCGGGGGTCGCGCGCGGCATCCAGTGGCTGTCCAACATCAACATGGTGCTGGCCATCGTCCTCGCGGTCTTCGTGTTCGTGGTGGGGCCGACCGTGTTCATCCTGGAGCTGCTGCCCACCTCGCTCGGCGTCTACATCCAGGACTTCGGGCAGATGGCGTCCCGGTCCGGGGCGACGGGCGGCGAGCCGATGAAGACGTTCCTGTCCAACTGGACGATCTTCTACTGGGCGTGGTGGATCTCCTGGGCGCCGTTCGTCGGGATGTTCCTGGCCCGGATCAGCCGCGGCCGCACCATCCGGCAGTTCGTCGGCGGCGTGATCCTCGTGCCGAGCGCGGTCAGCGTGGTCTGGTTCGCGATCTTCGGCGGGACGGCCATCGACCAGCAGCGCAGGGGCCTGAACCCGTTCGGGAACGGCACCGAGGAGCAGATCACCTTCAACGTCCTCGGCCACCTGCCGTGGCTGGCGGTGACCGCGGTCGTCGTCATGGTGCTCGTGGCGATCTTCTTCGTGTCCGGCGCGGACGCCGCGTCGATCGTCATGGGCACGCTGTCGCAGCGCGGCTCGACCTCTCCGTCCCGCTGGGTCGTGATCTTCTGGGGCGCGATGACCGGCGGGGTCGCCGCGATCATGCTGGTGATCGGCGGGGACAAGGCCCTCAACGGCATCCAGAACATCACGTTCATCGGCGCGCTGCCGTTCGCGATCGTGCTGATCCTGCTGTGCGTCGCGCTGGCGAAGGACGTGCGCTCCGACCCGATGATGCGCCGCCAGCACAAGGGCGCCGAGGTCCTGGAGGACGCCGTCATCGCCGGCGTCACCCACCACGAGGGCGACTTCGAACTCCAGATCAGGCCGTCCGGGCGGGAGGGCGCGAAGGCCGCGGAGGACACCGGGGAGGACACCGCGGAGGACCCGCGGCCCTGA
- a CDS encoding PP2C family protein-serine/threonine phosphatase has translation MAEQDVALEHLLAAVEQAPPVESSAVIGRILAEQLDASDVCFMLTDFAGDSLWRLPAEVRFGEGKNDREELSGSLYDQVISSQRLLVTESPGPAGGFDPGWRVVAPVTNRGDAIGVLELTMRERPGERQRMHVAQAAHAMAYIVVANRRFTDLYEWGRRSVPVSLAAEIQHNLLPDALSCEAGQATIAGSLEPAGHIAGDTFDYSLDEHSLYISITDAMGHDVPAAMLATLLVGALRNARRSRAGLAAQARAADRAVTDYGQDATATGQLLSIDLATGRALFVNAGHPWPLRLRDGRVTMIEPHIDPPFGVPNPDGHRVQDFDLAPGDRVVLLTDGMIERTTTALDLPALIADGSGLHPREAVRSMTRALHEVSGGELRDDATVICLDWHGPGSSRRTPLDQ, from the coding sequence ATGGCTGAACAGGATGTGGCACTGGAGCATTTGCTGGCAGCGGTGGAGCAGGCGCCGCCGGTCGAATCCTCAGCGGTGATCGGCCGCATCCTGGCCGAGCAGCTCGACGCCTCGGACGTGTGCTTCATGCTCACCGACTTCGCCGGTGACTCGTTGTGGCGGCTGCCCGCCGAAGTCCGGTTCGGAGAGGGCAAGAACGACCGGGAGGAGCTGAGCGGCAGCCTGTACGACCAGGTGATCAGTTCCCAGCGGCTCCTCGTGACCGAGTCGCCCGGACCCGCGGGCGGGTTCGATCCCGGGTGGCGGGTGGTGGCGCCGGTGACCAACCGCGGCGACGCGATCGGCGTGCTGGAACTGACGATGCGGGAACGGCCCGGCGAGCGGCAACGCATGCACGTCGCACAGGCCGCGCACGCCATGGCCTACATCGTGGTGGCCAACCGCCGCTTCACCGACCTGTACGAATGGGGACGGCGCAGCGTGCCGGTGTCGCTGGCCGCCGAGATCCAGCACAACCTGCTGCCGGACGCGTTGTCGTGCGAGGCCGGCCAGGCCACCATCGCCGGGAGCCTGGAGCCGGCCGGTCACATCGCCGGCGACACCTTCGACTACAGCCTGGACGAGCACAGCCTGTACATCTCCATCACCGACGCCATGGGCCACGATGTGCCCGCCGCGATGCTCGCCACACTGCTGGTGGGCGCCCTGCGCAACGCTCGCCGCTCGCGCGCCGGCCTGGCCGCACAGGCTCGGGCGGCCGACCGGGCCGTGACCGACTACGGGCAGGACGCCACCGCCACCGGCCAACTGCTGAGCATCGACCTGGCCACCGGCCGCGCCCTGTTCGTCAACGCCGGCCATCCCTGGCCGCTGCGCCTGCGCGACGGGCGCGTCACCATGATCGAACCTCATATCGACCCGCCCTTCGGCGTGCCCAACCCCGACGGTCACCGGGTGCAGGATTTCGACCTGGCCCCCGGTGACCGGGTGGTGCTGCTCACCGACGGCATGATCGAACGCACCACCACCGCCCTGGACCTGCCCGCCCTCATCGCGGACGGCTCCGGACTGCACCCCCGCGAAGCGGTCCGGTCCATGACCCGCGCGCTGCACGAGGTCAGCGGCGGCGAACTCCGCGACGACGCCACCGTCATCTGCCTGGACTGGCACGGCCCCGGCTCCAGCCGGCGCACCCCTCTCGACCAGTAG
- a CDS encoding pyridoxal phosphate-dependent decarboxylase family protein — MDDFPSGRASFDPPAEGAERVWRQVVDLLREERERIAGRDVSAPVDVGALRDAIGAYDFVRPVAPGTVVDGVAELLRATTVHTTHPRYFGLFNPTPTLMGVVGETLAAAFNPQLAAWSHAPAAAEIEAHLLRFLGGRLGYPPERVAGSFTSGGAEANLTAVLLALTRTWPEYGEKGLRALPGRPVLYASAESHLAWLKIAHATGIGREAVRLVPTGPRLRMEAARLAELVAADRARGDLPFLVVATAGTTGAGAIDPTHDLADLCAAHGLRLHVDAAYGGAAALSDLLRPALDGIERADSITLDAHKWLSVPMGAGALLTTDAEGLAETFRVTTSYMPDEIHGTVDPYTSSQQWSRRFMGLKLFLSLAVAGRAGYAEQLEHDAGLADALRDGLTATGWEIVNDTPLPVVCFADPGDGTWERHDALARAVVGSGRAWISPVRLDGRAALRACVISHRTTIADVEDLVDAVNKART, encoded by the coding sequence ATGGACGACTTCCCCTCTGGACGAGCCTCCTTCGACCCGCCCGCGGAAGGCGCCGAGCGCGTGTGGCGGCAGGTCGTCGACCTGCTGCGGGAGGAGCGCGAGCGGATCGCCGGGCGGGACGTGAGCGCGCCCGTGGACGTGGGCGCGCTGCGGGACGCGATCGGCGCCTACGACTTCGTCCGTCCCGTCGCACCCGGCACGGTGGTCGACGGGGTCGCGGAGCTGCTGCGGGCGACCACCGTCCACACCACGCATCCCCGCTACTTCGGGCTGTTCAACCCGACGCCGACCCTGATGGGCGTGGTCGGCGAGACGCTCGCGGCGGCGTTCAACCCGCAGCTGGCCGCGTGGTCGCACGCGCCCGCCGCCGCGGAGATCGAGGCGCACCTGCTGCGCTTCCTGGGCGGACGGCTCGGCTACCCGCCTGAACGGGTGGCCGGGTCGTTCACGAGCGGGGGCGCCGAGGCGAACCTGACGGCCGTGCTGCTGGCGCTGACCCGGACCTGGCCCGAGTACGGCGAGAAGGGACTGCGAGCGCTGCCCGGCCGTCCGGTCCTGTACGCGTCGGCCGAGAGCCACCTGGCCTGGCTGAAGATCGCGCACGCCACCGGTATCGGGCGGGAGGCGGTGCGCCTGGTCCCGACCGGGCCCCGGCTGCGGATGGAGGCCGCGCGGCTGGCCGAGCTGGTCGCCGCCGACCGCGCACGCGGCGACCTGCCGTTCCTCGTCGTCGCGACGGCCGGCACCACCGGCGCCGGGGCGATCGACCCGACGCACGACCTGGCCGACCTCTGCGCGGCCCACGGCCTCCGCCTGCACGTGGACGCCGCCTACGGTGGCGCCGCGGCCCTGTCGGACCTGCTGCGGCCCGCCCTGGACGGCATCGAGCGCGCCGACTCGATCACGCTCGACGCGCACAAGTGGCTGAGCGTCCCGATGGGCGCGGGCGCGCTGCTCACCACCGACGCCGAGGGCCTCGCGGAGACCTTCCGGGTCACCACGTCCTACATGCCGGACGAGATCCACGGCACCGTCGACCCCTACACCTCGAGCCAGCAGTGGTCGCGCCGGTTCATGGGCCTCAAGCTGTTCCTCAGCCTCGCCGTCGCCGGCCGCGCGGGCTACGCCGAGCAGCTCGAACACGACGCCGGACTGGCGGACGCGCTGCGCGACGGGCTCACCGCGACGGGCTGGGAGATCGTCAACGACACCCCGCTCCCCGTCGTCTGCTTCGCCGACCCGGGCGACGGGACGTGGGAGCGCCACGACGCGCTCGCCCGCGCGGTCGTGGGGAGCGGGCGCGCGTGGATCAGCCCCGTCCGGTTGGACGGGCGCGCCGCTTTGCGCGCCTGCGTCATCAGCCACCGCACCACGATCGCGGACGTCGAGGACCTCGTCGACGCCGTGAACAAGGCACGCACCTGA
- a CDS encoding GlxA family transcriptional regulator, whose translation MHKLAVAVTEGVPIFELAIPCEVFGYERPGLADSWYDFRLCAAPGTRTTAGFAPQAEHGFDALAAADTVVVPACASVVDEQPPDLVDAVRAAHDNGARIVSLCTGAFVLAAAGLLDGRPATTHWMHAGQLAARHPEVLVDASVLYIDDGDVLTSAGTAAGLDLCLHVVRNDHGAAVASALAKRLVMPAHRPGGQAQYIDAAVPLTDADELGPLLDWARERLHEPLTVAALARRANVTTRTLIRRFHAATGTTPMAWLRGIRVDYARELLETTSLPVDQIAERSGLGSPANLRHHFTRVVGVPPTAYRRTFAPAP comes from the coding sequence ATGCACAAGTTGGCCGTCGCCGTCACCGAAGGCGTGCCGATCTTCGAGCTGGCGATCCCGTGCGAGGTGTTCGGGTACGAGCGCCCCGGGCTCGCCGACTCCTGGTACGACTTCCGCCTCTGCGCCGCCCCCGGTACCCGCACCACCGCCGGTTTCGCCCCGCAGGCCGAGCACGGTTTCGACGCGCTCGCGGCCGCCGACACCGTCGTGGTCCCCGCCTGCGCGAGCGTCGTCGACGAGCAGCCGCCGGACCTGGTCGACGCCGTCCGCGCCGCGCATGACAACGGCGCCCGCATCGTCTCGCTGTGCACGGGCGCGTTCGTTCTCGCCGCCGCGGGCCTCCTGGACGGACGCCCGGCGACCACCCACTGGATGCACGCGGGCCAGCTGGCCGCCCGTCATCCGGAGGTCCTGGTGGACGCATCCGTCCTCTACATCGACGACGGCGACGTCCTGACCAGCGCGGGCACCGCCGCCGGGCTCGACCTGTGCCTGCACGTCGTCCGCAACGACCACGGCGCCGCCGTCGCGAGCGCCCTGGCCAAGCGCCTGGTGATGCCCGCGCACCGTCCCGGCGGCCAGGCCCAGTACATCGACGCGGCCGTCCCCCTGACCGACGCGGACGAACTGGGCCCGCTCCTCGACTGGGCGCGCGAGCGCCTGCACGAGCCGCTCACCGTCGCCGCGCTGGCGCGCCGCGCCAACGTCACCACCCGCACGCTGATCCGCCGCTTCCACGCCGCGACCGGCACGACCCCCATGGCCTGGCTGCGCGGCATCCGCGTCGACTACGCGCGCGAACTCCTGGAGACCACGTCCCTCCCGGTCGACCAGATCGCCGAGCGCTCCGGCCTCGGCAGCCCGGCCAACCTCCGCCACCACTTCACCCGGGTGGTGGGCGTCCCCCCGACCGCCTACCGCCGCACCTTCGCGCCCGCCCCGTGA
- a CDS encoding bifunctional metallophosphatase/5'-nucleotidase translates to MQNPKAPEPRWCSCRVPDVSRRQVLGGLTAASALAVAGWPGPAQAAPRGRSVTITVMGTSDLHSHAVDWDYYKDAEYTDSGGNVVGLARISSLVNQVRADRGRDRTLLFDAGDTIQGTPLGFYYASVEPITKTGGIHPMARQMNAVGYDAVALGNHEFNYGIPFLDRWIEQMDAPVLAANAVHAGTRRPAYLPYMIKTMRVRGLPPIRVGLLGLTNPGVAIWDKANVSGKLDFLDLVETARRWVPVIRAKGADVVVVSAHSGDSGTSSYGDALPVENAAALVAEQVPGIDAILFGHAHLEIPERFVTNKATGRTVVMSEPKCWGQRLSVFDLTLVHERGRWKVTGKSATTVNSNTVEEDPALVTLVKKQHDAVVAYVNKEVASSTEEMSAAESCWKDTAILDYVHQVQTAKVKEAVAGTENASLPVVSIAAPFSRAATFPAGKVTIRDIAGLYIYDNTLLASILTGSQIKAYLEYSAQYFKPVDPGAPVDPASWTNANNRPDYNYDQFSGVTYNVDIAEPEGSRITDLAYDGTPVAGDQKFVVAVNNYRQSGGGGFPHIATAPVVYNAQVAIREAIVEYASAAGTIDPATFHVENWKLVRNGTPVF, encoded by the coding sequence ATGCAGAATCCGAAGGCACCCGAGCCCCGCTGGTGCTCGTGCCGCGTGCCGGACGTCAGTCGCAGGCAGGTCCTCGGCGGCCTCACCGCCGCGAGCGCGCTCGCCGTGGCCGGATGGCCCGGTCCCGCGCAGGCCGCGCCCCGCGGCCGCTCCGTGACGATCACCGTCATGGGCACGTCCGACCTGCACAGCCACGCCGTCGACTGGGACTACTACAAGGACGCCGAGTACACCGACAGCGGCGGCAACGTGGTCGGGCTGGCGCGCATTTCCAGCCTGGTGAACCAGGTCCGCGCCGACCGCGGCCGCGACCGCACCCTGCTCTTCGACGCGGGCGACACGATCCAGGGCACCCCGCTCGGCTTCTACTACGCCTCCGTCGAGCCGATCACGAAGACCGGCGGGATCCACCCGATGGCGCGGCAGATGAACGCCGTCGGCTACGACGCCGTGGCCCTCGGCAACCACGAGTTCAACTACGGCATCCCGTTCCTGGACCGGTGGATCGAGCAGATGGACGCGCCGGTGCTCGCCGCCAACGCCGTCCACGCGGGCACCCGCCGCCCCGCCTACCTGCCGTACATGATCAAGACGATGCGGGTGCGAGGCCTCCCGCCGATCCGCGTCGGGCTGCTCGGCCTCACCAACCCGGGGGTAGCGATCTGGGACAAGGCCAACGTCTCTGGCAAGCTCGACTTTCTGGACCTGGTGGAGACGGCCCGGCGCTGGGTGCCGGTCATCCGCGCGAAGGGCGCCGACGTCGTGGTCGTCAGCGCCCACTCCGGCGACAGCGGCACCTCGTCCTACGGCGACGCCCTGCCCGTCGAGAACGCCGCCGCCCTGGTCGCCGAACAGGTGCCGGGCATCGACGCGATCCTGTTCGGGCACGCGCACCTGGAGATACCCGAGCGGTTCGTCACCAACAAGGCCACCGGCCGGACGGTCGTGATGAGCGAGCCGAAATGCTGGGGCCAGCGCCTGTCGGTCTTCGACCTCACCCTCGTCCACGAGCGGGGCCGCTGGAAGGTCACCGGCAAGTCCGCGACGACCGTGAACAGCAACACGGTCGAGGAGGACCCGGCGCTCGTCACGCTCGTCAAGAAGCAGCACGACGCGGTCGTCGCCTACGTCAACAAGGAGGTCGCCTCCTCCACCGAGGAGATGTCGGCGGCGGAGTCGTGCTGGAAGGACACCGCGATCCTGGACTACGTCCACCAGGTGCAGACCGCGAAGGTCAAGGAGGCGGTCGCGGGCACCGAGAACGCGTCCCTGCCGGTCGTCTCGATCGCCGCGCCCTTCAGCCGCGCCGCGACCTTCCCGGCGGGCAAGGTCACGATCCGCGACATCGCCGGCCTCTACATCTACGACAACACGCTGCTGGCGAGCATCCTGACGGGGTCCCAGATCAAGGCCTACCTGGAGTACTCGGCCCAGTACTTCAAGCCGGTCGACCCCGGCGCCCCGGTCGACCCGGCCTCGTGGACGAACGCGAACAACCGCCCCGACTACAACTACGACCAGTTCTCCGGCGTCACCTACAACGTCGACATCGCCGAGCCCGAAGGCTCGCGCATCACCGACCTGGCCTACGACGGCACGCCCGTCGCCGGCGACCAGAAGTTCGTGGTCGCCGTCAACAACTACCGCCAGTCGGGCGGCGGCGGCTTCCCCCACATCGCCACGGCCCCGGTCGTCTACAACGCCCAGGTGGCGATCCGCGAGGCGATCGTCGAGTACGCGTCCGCCGCGGGCACCATCGACCCCGCGACGTTCCACGTCGAGAACTGGAAGCTCGTCCGGAACGGCACCCCCGTCTTCTGA
- a CDS encoding S1 family peptidase produces the protein MRTRDRKTTGTWRRLAGAVVLAGGTVLASGAVAGLGAAAHADEPPPTPKIIGGTPADQAYPFMASLEYERNGNPDSHRCGGGLIDGEWVVTAAHCVTQAGQNGAPYSVMDPGLFHVRVGSNDRTQGGTVAKLKGIVVHPGYQYLDDRSEGKDIALLHLDTAVPQTPVRQATTIPAPGTPVRQIGWGYTSTSDDDPSRLPAQLQQLDTKVISPTTLKCQVDANGDDAWGYRDHDICTDNPEGVRGPCGGDSGSPLLIKVRGRWVITGVDSRGVGDVCGETPDIYTSVGHYHRWIAGVIG, from the coding sequence TTGCGGACGCGCGACAGGAAGACGACGGGAACGTGGCGGAGGCTCGCCGGCGCGGTGGTGCTGGCAGGCGGGACGGTTCTGGCGAGCGGGGCGGTCGCCGGCCTCGGGGCCGCGGCGCACGCCGACGAGCCGCCGCCCACGCCGAAGATCATCGGTGGGACGCCGGCCGACCAGGCCTACCCGTTCATGGCCTCCTTGGAGTACGAGCGGAACGGCAACCCCGACTCGCACCGCTGCGGTGGCGGGCTGATCGACGGGGAGTGGGTGGTCACCGCCGCCCACTGCGTGACCCAGGCGGGCCAGAACGGGGCGCCCTACTCGGTGATGGACCCGGGGCTGTTCCACGTGCGGGTCGGGTCCAACGACCGGACGCAGGGCGGCACCGTCGCCAAGCTCAAGGGGATCGTCGTCCACCCTGGCTACCAGTACCTGGACGACCGTTCCGAGGGGAAGGACATCGCGCTCCTGCACCTCGACACCGCGGTGCCGCAGACGCCCGTCCGGCAGGCCACGACCATTCCCGCGCCGGGGACGCCGGTCCGGCAGATCGGCTGGGGATACACCTCGACGAGTGACGACGACCCGAGTCGGCTTCCCGCGCAGTTGCAGCAGCTCGACACGAAGGTGATCTCGCCGACCACCCTGAAGTGCCAGGTGGACGCGAACGGCGACGACGCGTGGGGCTACCGCGACCACGACATCTGCACCGACAACCCCGAGGGCGTCCGCGGTCCCTGCGGCGGCGACTCCGGCTCGCCGCTGCTGATCAAGGTGAGGGGCCGCTGGGTCATCACCGGGGTCGACTCCCGCGGCGTCGGCGACGTCTGCGGCGAGACGCCCGACATCTACACGAGCGTCGGCCACTACCACCGCTGGATCGCCGGCGTCATCGGCTGA
- a CDS encoding AMP-binding protein — protein sequence MRKETLESFVLGDVLRSQAQVHRRQTFLRFRDGEISYGEVDTAADRLARAFSAAGIARGDHVGVMLPNCADFVHVIFALARLGAVAVPINIAYRGELLRHVLDSSDSRWLVVDGPYAERLVEIADRLPTLERVVVRDAAAAGVLLDRLGKPAREMSALPADGSGPVDAGVGFADMQAIMYTSGTTGPSKGAMVPHALALTCAYDSLDFLDRWGKTVYCPLPLFHAAALWDGMLSALLGGGSIAIVERFSASRFWDDVRRFDAQVCMSVFSMIPILLNRPPTSRDRDHRLETFYMGKSNLDEPLRERFGVRSVETYTSTEAGIATGSPYGEWRLGSCGQAHEERFQVAVVDECDREVGPGEPGELVLRPKQPFVLTTGYYGNWEATTRCFRNMWFHTGDRVWRDDDGYFYFLDRMKDAIRRRGENISAFDLETEINRHPAVLECAAIGVPSELEDEDIKVSVVVQPDTGLDPEELVAYCEERLPRSMVPRYVEFIDALPRTPTDKVAKYRLRAQGDGGITPTTWDREASSP from the coding sequence ATGCGCAAGGAGACGCTGGAGAGCTTCGTCCTCGGGGACGTCCTCCGGTCACAGGCGCAGGTTCACCGAAGACAGACGTTCCTCAGATTCCGCGACGGAGAGATCAGCTACGGCGAGGTGGACACCGCCGCCGACCGGCTGGCCCGCGCGTTCTCCGCCGCCGGCATCGCCCGCGGCGACCACGTCGGCGTGATGTTGCCCAACTGCGCCGACTTCGTCCATGTCATCTTCGCGCTGGCGCGGCTGGGCGCGGTCGCCGTGCCGATCAACATCGCCTACCGGGGCGAACTGCTCCGGCACGTCCTGGACAGCTCCGACTCCCGCTGGCTGGTCGTCGACGGCCCGTACGCCGAGCGGCTCGTCGAGATCGCCGACCGCCTGCCCACCCTGGAACGGGTCGTCGTGCGGGACGCCGCCGCGGCCGGGGTGCTGCTCGACCGGCTCGGCAAGCCCGCCCGGGAGATGTCCGCGCTCCCGGCCGACGGGTCCGGGCCGGTGGACGCCGGGGTCGGCTTCGCCGACATGCAGGCGATCATGTACACGTCCGGTACGACCGGGCCTTCCAAGGGCGCGATGGTCCCGCACGCGCTCGCGCTGACCTGCGCCTACGACTCGCTGGACTTCCTGGACCGCTGGGGCAAGACGGTCTACTGCCCGCTGCCGCTGTTCCACGCCGCCGCGCTCTGGGACGGCATGCTCTCGGCCCTGCTCGGCGGCGGCTCCATCGCGATCGTCGAACGGTTCAGCGCGTCGAGGTTCTGGGACGACGTGCGCCGCTTCGACGCGCAGGTGTGCATGAGCGTGTTCTCGATGATCCCCATCCTGCTGAACCGCCCGCCGACGTCCCGCGACCGCGACCACCGGCTGGAGACGTTCTACATGGGCAAGTCCAACCTGGACGAGCCGCTGCGGGAGCGGTTCGGCGTCCGGTCGGTGGAGACCTACACCAGCACCGAGGCGGGCATCGCGACCGGCAGCCCGTACGGGGAGTGGCGGCTCGGCTCGTGCGGGCAGGCGCACGAGGAGCGGTTCCAGGTGGCCGTCGTGGACGAGTGCGACCGCGAGGTCGGGCCGGGGGAGCCGGGCGAGCTGGTGCTGCGGCCGAAGCAGCCGTTCGTCCTCACCACCGGCTACTACGGCAACTGGGAGGCCACGACCCGCTGCTTCCGCAACATGTGGTTCCACACCGGAGATCGGGTGTGGCGCGACGACGACGGGTATTTCTACTTCCTCGACCGGATGAAGGACGCGATCCGCAGGCGGGGGGAGAACATCTCGGCGTTCGACCTGGAGACCGAGATCAACCGGCATCCGGCGGTACTGGAGTGCGCCGCGATCGGCGTGCCCTCGGAACTGGAGGACGAGGACATCAAGGTGTCGGTCGTGGTGCAACCGGACACCGGGCTCGACCCGGAGGAGCTGGTGGCCTACTGCGAGGAGCGGCTGCCGCGCTCGATGGTGCCGCGCTACGTCGAGTTCATCGACGCGCTGCCGCGCACCCCGACGGACAAGGTCGCCAAGTACCGGCTGCGCGCGCAGGGCGACGGCGGGATCACCCCGACCACCTGGGACCGGGAGGCGAGCAGCCCGTGA